From Heptranchias perlo isolate sHepPer1 unplaced genomic scaffold, sHepPer1.hap1 HAP1_SCAFFOLD_415, whole genome shotgun sequence, one genomic window encodes:
- the LOC137312292 gene encoding sulfotransferase 1B1-like, producing the protein MNTMSSCEEAAQDPLPEIRRPRLVPLRGVPLPDIFLQNWEAVEKFRAKPTDLLIATYPKQGTTWMQEIVDFILHDGDPVRCRRADMQSRIPFLEFAYSGHVPSGLDLLAKLASPRVIKTHLPFQLLPKSFLEQKCKMIYCARNGKDNLVSFYHFDLMNKLQPDPGSWEGYFQRYLHGNVSYGLWHDHVKGWWESKERFPILYIFYEDMKEDPRREILKVMTFLRKELPDAAVDNIVHHTSFQSMKGNPMSNYSTVPANIFDTSVSSFMRKGEVGDWKNYFTVAQDEAFEDDYQRRTRGSALRFRTVL; encoded by the exons ATGAACACCATGTCGAGCTGCGAGGAGGCAGCCCAGGACCCTCTGCCCGAGATCCGGAGGCCGAGGCTGGTCCCTTTACGAGGCGTTCCCCTCCCGGACATTTTCCTGCAGAACTGGGAAGCCGTGGAAAAATTCCGGGCAAAACCGACAGACTTGCTTATCGCCACCTACCCAAAGCAG g GTACCACATGGATGCAGGAGATAGTCGACTTTATTCTGCACGATGGAGACCCTGTGAGATGCCGCCGGGCAGACATGCAGAGCAGGATCCCATTTCTGGAGTTTGCGTATTCAGGTCACGTGCCATCAG GATTGGACCTCCTTGCCAAACTGGCATCTCCAAGAGTAATCAAAACACATCTCCCCTTTCAACTCCTTCCCAAGTCATTTTTGGAACAGAAATGCAAG aTGATCTACTGCGCCAGAAATGGCAAAGACAACCTGGTGTCTTTCTATCATTTTGATTTAATGAACAAGCTCCAGCCCGACCCGGGCAGCTGGGAGGGATATTTCCAGAGGTATCTCCATGGCAACG TCAGTTACGGACTCTGGCACGACCATGTTAAAGGCTGGTGGGAGAGCAAAGAAAGATTTCCAATTCTCTACATTTTCTACGAAGACATGAAAGAG GATCCAAGGCGTGAGATCCTGAAGGTGATGACCTTCCTGCGAAAGGAGCTCCCGGACGCAGCGGTCGATAACATCGTCCACCACACCTCCTTCCAGTCGATGAAGGGGAACCCCATGAGCAACTACTCCACCGTCCCGGCCAACATCTTCGACACGAGCGTCTCTTCTTTCATGAGGAAAGGTGAG GTGGGCGACTGGAAGAACTACTTCACCGTGGCGCAGGACGAGGCCTTCGAGGACGATTACCAGCGGAGGACGAGGGGCTCGGCGTTGAGATTCCGCACGGTGCTTTGA